The DNA sequence GACCTATATTTTCACACTGAGCCACCAGATTCAAAGTACCGTGCTCAATTTGCTGCAATAGATCCGGTTTTCCGTCAGGACGGTGAATATCGACATAGCGGGTCTTCTGGTCGATGTAGGTTTCATCCCGATCAACTTTGAAATTTTCCCAGGTATCAACAAAACTCGAAATCACACTGTTGTGCGAACCCGTTTGAATGTCGAAATCACCGGCATCGAACCAGCCGCCAACGGCCATATTGGGAATCCGTTCCAACGATTTGTATTTGGTATCTGTGGTTGGTCCCTGAACATAGCCATCAAAATGCTGGTGATTGACCGGGGCCTGAAGGCAATCGTCTTTATAAGGAGCGCCATGCCAAATCCGGTAAGCCTCGTTCACCTCCATGTGATCCATTTGCACCGGAAACCATACATCCATTGTTGGATACCATATTTTGTCATAAACATTTGGACCGATAACGAAAGTATTTGTTTTTTGATTGCCATACTGTATGTAATAAACGCCTGATTCTTTTACCGAACTGAAATCGAATCTGGCGTAATTGTAGCGAAGATATTTTCCCCAGACTTTAACATCGCCCTTAAATTTCTCGATGAATTTGCCTTCGGCGTTAATCTGGAAAACTGATGCCTTTGTCAGTGGTGTATCATTCTTATCTAATTCAATAACAGCTACTTTATCCTGACTTGGTGTATAACCTACCTGTGAGAAACCAATCATGGGTTCCCGTTTCCAGTTGGTAATTGCATTGGGTTCGAGGTACCATGTCAATACTTTGCCGGTTTTATTGGCCGGAAGCAAACTACGAACTACAAACCATCCGTTCTGGGTTAAGTTGCGACCGTCGAAAAGCATCAAATCAGCATCTAAACTCTTAATGGTAACAAAGCGTTCAGGATCTTCAGGAGCCAATACGATTGCTTTACCAGTTGCTAATGGATATGGAACGATAAATTCACCTTTACCCCTGTCGTCAAAAGTGGTATGGCCATTAAACTGAGGAATCTTATTGCTGATCGGTTCAATTTGGGTTGAACTTGCAGGATATTTAGGAAAAATTGCGGGATTACCGTCAACGAGATAAGTCTTTTCAAAATAAGCCGAAGGTAAAAATTCAAGATTGAAACCGGCTTTTCCAACAAGTTCCTGCGGAATTGGCTTATCCAGAAAAACAGAAATTTCGACTCCGTTTCCTTTCGGTGTAACACTTATTTTTGAATTAAAATTATAGTCCTTATAGCCTAACTCCACACTTATCGTTTGCGTTGCCTTATCAACATTCCGGCTAACAACCTTGGGTATCAAGTCCCATTGTTCAGGAGTGTTTTGCAATCTGACTGCACCACCGGTGACGGTTCTAACTCCATGGTGAATCATTTCAATTCCGGCTGTTTTTTCGTCGTTAAACATACCGTTGTACTGGTTGCTATAAACCAGAACATTTACTCCGGTTTTTTCAAAATAGTCGAGCTCATTCAACCGAAGTTGCTGGGCATACAAGCTGTAGGAAGCTATGAAAAGGGCTAAAAAAAGGGTTAGTTGCTTTAACATGACTTTGTTATGTAGTTTATACTAGTTTTTTGTAATCTGATCGCTGATGTGGAAAAAGTCGAAATCGGCATACCCGCCGGGCGTTTTGGTCGAGTAATTGAATAACCCGAAACGATAGCCCATAAAATGTTCCATCAGGGTGTATTCCATTTTTAATTCTCCACCTATCACGTTCCATGTTTTACCATCGAGGCTGTAGTAAAATTTGGCGACATCAATTTTATCCCTGAAATCACAGTCAATCTTCAGATAAATTTTGTTTTGCGACAGCGGTATACTTTGCAATTCGGTAGGCTTGTCGGTTTTGTTACTGACCATGAAAACCTGTTTTTGCCCGTTGACAATTTTCACTCCTACTTGGCCAAATTTTCGCTGGAAGGCAGTCAAACCGGCAAAATCGCCATCTTTCATTCCTGAAGCATCAAGCATCGTAGTGCCTGAACAAACCGGACCAAAGGTGCGCTGTGTCAAAGTGTTTCTTGATTTTAAAAACAAGCTGTCGATTCGGCCCGTTTTCAGGCGCAAATAACCTTTTCGTTCGGTAACCGACCACAACGAATTATCCGGATTGTGATTCCACTGCCAAACCAATGGCAATGCCGGTTCGTTCTTCTTTCGGGTAAACTCATCGTTGTTCACAATTCCCGGAATTAAACCTTTGCTGGCAGGCAAATCAAGTGTTTCCGGAACTTTTCCATTGACTCCAATAATTGGCCAGCCGCCTTCCCATTTCATCGGAACAAGAAAAGGAATTCGGCCAACTGAACCATGGTCCTGAAATAAATAAGCGAACCAACGACCATCAGGTGTATCGATTATTCCACCCTGTGCCACTCCCTGATCCTGAAGCGCCACTCTCCCTTCCCATGGTCCGGTAATCTGATCGGCACGGTGAACCACCACGGTGCGCATTCCGCCACGCGGCCACGCAATGTTGAAGAGGTAATATTTCCCGTTTACCTTAAAAAGCTGCGAACCCTCACCAAGGCCAACATTCTGACCAAGAGGTGCATTGGCGTTTTCAATTAAAATCCGATCGGTTCCTTCCTTTATTCCTGAAAGATCATCTTTCAGCTCCACAATATGCAACTTACCCACACCGGATATCAGGTAAATCTTCCCATCGTCGTCGAACCACAAGCTAGCATCATGAATCCCCGGGCTAAATGAAGTGGTTTCCCAAGGGCCTTTTTCAATGTCTTTCGTTTTATAAATATAGGTTTTGTCGGTTGTTTGGGCATAGGTCGAAATGTAATACATCCCATTATGAAACCGGATACTGCTTGCCCACGAACCTCTGCCATAAGTACTTTTGCCGTTGACGAGATTCATCGCATCTACATCATCCAGAATCTGATAGGCATAACTTGCCATTTCCCAGTTTACAAGGTCTTTCGATTTCATTACCGGAACTCCGGGAGCCATGTGCATTGTTGTGCTGCTCATGTAATACGTATCGCCTACGCGAATCACAGAAATATCAGGAACATCGGCCCAAATAATTGGATTATGGGCCGAATTAACCTGTGCAAAAAGACTATTGCAGCATAAGATTAATCCTGCAATAAAACCAAAATAAGATGTATTCATTTTATGGATATTTACTTTTTTATTCTAAAAACTGAATGTGAATTAGCTATTCTTTCTTATTAATCTGATGTAATAAACCGCTCCTGCCGTGCTTTCTGGAAGCGCCTGAAATTTAACGCGGACATGGTTTTTTCCTGTTACCATAGCATCTGGTATGGGATAAACCACATCTTTAAACATCGACAAGTTCCATTTCCCGGTATTGTCTTCGTTTACCAGCTTTTCATCGTCAATAGATATGTCGAATTTGCGGGTTCCCCATTCAGCACCCCAATAGCGAACCATCAGGCTGAGATTGGTTTCCGACTTTGTTGCCAGATCGTAACTGAAATAGCCTCCATCGCGCGCCTCACGAAAAAACTCATTTAAATTGTTGCCTTTGTTCGATTTTTCCAGTAGCATGGCATGGTCAACTTCGGGTTGTTGCTCGCCAGGAGCTACCTGATCGACAGTGCGTTTTTCAAGGGCAAGTTTTTCATTTTCGATGTTTACCAATGAATCGGTGTATGCTTTGTAACCTGAATTTGACAAAGCCAGCCAATACATCATATACCTGGCATCGTGAATTTTACTAAAGGGTTCCAGCGTAAGTTCGGTGGGATTGGCCATTTTTACATTCAGGGTAAAGTTCAGAGGTTTGTCCTTCACAGGGATCAACTTATTCCCAATATTTTGAATATCGTCATCGATCAGGATTGGGGCTTTATCAACTGGTAAAAATTCTCCGCTTGAAGATTGTCCCCAACGGCCATCGTCTGCAATCAAGCCTTTTAAATCTTCAGTTCCGGTTTTGGCACCCAGCAAAATCGGCCCGTGCATAAAAGCGATGTATTCAGGAACATTCGGCAAATGTTCGATGGTATTGTGCATGGGAAAAGTTAGTTGAACCACATCCCCTTTCTTCCATTTCCGGTTGATGCAAACGTAAGATGAAGGAAGTTCGGAACAGTCAACATCCTTTCCGTTCACAACAATCTTCAAAGCGCCCTTGCCTACCCATGCCGGGTAACGAACCAACAATTTGAAACTTGCAGCTCCTTCCGTAATTGTAAGTTTTGTTTGTTCTTCGTATGGGAAACTAGTTTCCTGTCTGATCTTCACGCCGTTTTCTTTCCAGTTGAGTTCGGAAGCAATAAAAAGATTCAGGAACAAAGAATCTTTTGAATGCGTGTAAATGAATTGGTTGTATTTACCGTGGTTTTCCATACCACTGCCGACGCAACACCACATGGCTTCGTTTGGCGCTGAGTAAACCCGGTAATGACGCGGACGTGCCGGAGTGAAATAAACATATCCGCCGTGTTCGGGATGCTGAGTTGAAAGAATGTGATTGAATAGGGTACGTTCGTAATAATCGGCATATTTTGCCGCTGGGTGCGCCCGAAACAAATCTTCGGTTAATTTGAGCATATTATATGAATTGCATGATTCGGGGCCGTCGTTTACATTGACAAAATCGATGCACGACTCTTTGGCTGGAAAGTGTTCCCTTCGGCTATTGCCACCAAATGCCAACGAACGGTTGGTTGTTACCGTTTCCCAGAAAAAGCTACCCGCTTTATCGTATTTTGCATCATGACCAAGCTCTGCAATCCGCTCGAAACCTATAAATTTCGGAATCTGGGTATTGGCATGTTTGTTATCAAGCATATCAATTCCCTGCGACAACGGGTCGAGGAACATTTTGTGAGAATAACGTTTCGCGGCAGCCAAGTATTTTTCATCTCCTGAAATCTGGTAAGCATCGGCAAGCACTTCATTCATGCCACCATGTTCGTTAGCGAGCATATCTTCCATTTGCTTATCCGACAAGTCCTGAGTAATCGTGATTGCCCAATCGCAAAAATTCAGAAAAATTTGTTTGGCATCGGCATTTCCGGTATACAACCAGGCATCCCGAAGTCCGGCAAACATCTTGTGAATGTTGTAGTAGGGCGCCCAGTATTTCCAAATTACGCCCACTTCTCCCGATTTAATCTTTGGCCACAAACCGGCACTGTTCGGAATACCTCCGACATATCCCACACCCCAGTCGGGATATTTCTGTGCATTGGCTTCCTGGCAGGCTTTTAGTTCCGAAATCATATAATCCATGCGCCTTTTGCATTCGGCATTTCCGGTAGCCGCATAATTCATTGCCAACGCCGACAGGTAATGACCTCCTACATGTCCGTCGAGGCCTTCCCAGTTCGGATAACTTTTCGCCTTTTCGGGCAATCCGGCTTCTTTGCGGTAAGGCGCCAGTAAACGATCGACATCGTATTTCAAAAGAACTTCGATGTTCAGGTCGCGAGCATGTTTGAACGGTCCTTCAAGAAGTTTCACATCACTCAAAGGAAATTCGTTGGGATACAATTTATTTTGAGCTTCAGAATATAAACTTCCCTCAAAAACAAGGAAAGTAAATAGAATCAGATAAACTAGTTTATTCATTTTTCAGTAATCAATACAATTTAAAAATCAGTCGGTGATCAGATGAAATTCGGCATAACCAATGTTGTTGTTGTCCTCGGTATTTTTAAGAGCCCGAAACTTAATGAAACGGGCATTCACCCTATCAAATTTCTTAGTTTGCCAAAGTGGATTATTTTTGATGTTTGAGAATTCGCCTTCGCTGGTTTTTTTCCAATTTTTACCATCCATTGAAATATAAAATTCGTAGTTGGTAATTGTACTGGGTTGCCATGAATTCTGTTCGGGATAATATTTAAATTCACTCAGCGTTAGTTCTTTGCCAAGGTCGATTACCAGATCAACAGGAAGCTTTGTTTCGTTGCCGTGGCGCCAGGCTGTTGACAGGTTTCCATCCAGAATACGATAAGCTTTTTCATCCTGTATTCCAATAATTTTCCAGTCTTTCCGCGAAATATCAAATTGCTCCCCGGTTACCGCGCTGCTTTTCCCAGATGCAGGGTCGAAAGCGATAGCCTTTACTTCAACTTTTCCATCACCGGTTTGGACTGGGTTTATGTATTTTATCGAACTTGAGGTTGGTTCGCTGCCATCCAGTGTATAATAAATTTCCGATTCGGTATCGGCCGGGATGATAGTAACTTCACCTGCCTGATTCCGGATAATGGTTGGCGCAGTGAGAATTTGCGGGGCGTTATAAACTCCGATATTCGAAATCACCGGACAAGCTTTTGAGTCGGTAATACTGAAACGTATTTGTGTGGCTGTAACCGTTGGGAAGCGCAAAATACGTTTATAACCAATGGTTGTGGCTTTGGCAATTTCTTTCCAGTTTCCGTCAACCAACGCCTCAATCGAGAAAGCTTTAACACGTTGTCCCTGGCGAATGTATTCCTGAGCCATAAAACGATTGAAAGTGGTTGGTTTTCCGAAGTCGATAGTCAACGATGCTGTTTTCACCTCATCATCAGTCGCCCAAAAACTATCAGTTGTTTCGTCGATGGCTTTGGATGCCCCGAATTTTTGGCTATTTCCACGTGAATTGCTGGCCTCGGCTTTGGCATTTTTCGCCAGGTTATCGGCAAATGCTTCTTTCACAGCAGCGGCTAAATCAAGTGCGGCTTTTTCATCGTTCGGATGAATCAAACCGTTTGGCATAATCGGAAAATTAAGCAGAAAAGTCCCGTTTCGCCCTACCGAATTATAGTAGGTATCCATCAGTTGCGGCAGGGTTTTCACTTTCGAGTCTTCACCAGGATGGTAAAACCACTCAGGACGAATTGAAGTGTTTACTTCAGCCGGAACCCACGAATCGCCGTTTTCCACGCCATAGTGCAGCATATCAAAAGGCACGTCGCCGGTAGCATTTAACAAGCTCCAGTTGGTTTCGCCAACCCAGCCTCCTTCGGTTCCCACCCAGCGCAAATCGGCACGGTCGCCGCCATCGTTCCAGATTACGATATTGGGCTGCAATTTACGAACGAGTTTATAGGTATTTTTCCAGTCGTAGTAGGTTGTACGGTCGATTTTACGATTTTCGTTGGCACCGCCATACCAGCCGGTTCCGCCGTTAGCACCATCATACCACACTTCAAAAATATCGCCATAATTTGTCAGGAGTTCGGTAAGCTGGTTTCTGAAATAAGTGATGTATTCAGGCTTTCCGTAATCAGCACTGTTCCTGTCCCACGGTGACAAATAAATTCCCAGCTTCAATCCATATTCCTTACAGGCATCGGCCAGCTCGCGAATTACATCGCCTTTCCCGTTTTTCCATGGCGCATTTTTTACCGAATATTCGGTGTACTTCGAAGGCCACAAGCAAAAACCGCAGTGGTGTTTTGCAGTGACGATGATTCCCTTCATTCCGGCCTCTTTGCAAATGCGCGCCCATTGCCTGGCATCTAGTTCTGTTGGATTAAACAGGCCGACATCTTCATTTCCATACCCCCACGATTGGTCGGTATAGGTGTTCAATGAAAAATGGATAAAAGCATAATATTCCATTTCCTGCCAGCGCATCTGGTTTTCGGTGGGTACCGGACCAAATGGTGCCGGACCATCCACTTTTTTGCATCCGAATTCAAACAAAGAGAGTGTGAAAATAATTCCGATAAAAAGGCAACGTTTCATTGTGTCAGTTTTTAAGGTTTAGTCAATCATTTTAGTTTTTACTCGTCTGACAAACTTAAGGATGATTAACTGGTTTTACGCCTTCTTTGGTTTGAATGATTCTCTGAATTGTTCCGTCGGGATTGTAATACATGTAATCAACACAAATCGAACGCCGGTAACTTCCGCCTGTTGGAAGCGCTCCGTTGTGGTAGAAGAAGTACGACTTTCCTTTGTAATCGATAATTCCCGGGTGCGTGGTAAAGCTGTTGGGTACGTTTTCCTGAATGATTCCCTGGTATTCCCATGGACCTTCAAAACTTTTGGCTGTG is a window from the Aquipluma nitroreducens genome containing:
- a CDS encoding glycoside hydrolase family 9 protein, which translates into the protein MLKQLTLFLALFIASYSLYAQQLRLNELDYFEKTGVNVLVYSNQYNGMFNDEKTAGIEMIHHGVRTVTGGAVRLQNTPEQWDLIPKVVSRNVDKATQTISVELGYKDYNFNSKISVTPKGNGVEISVFLDKPIPQELVGKAGFNLEFLPSAYFEKTYLVDGNPAIFPKYPASSTQIEPISNKIPQFNGHTTFDDRGKGEFIVPYPLATGKAIVLAPEDPERFVTIKSLDADLMLFDGRNLTQNGWFVVRSLLPANKTGKVLTWYLEPNAITNWKREPMIGFSQVGYTPSQDKVAVIELDKNDTPLTKASVFQINAEGKFIEKFKGDVKVWGKYLRYNYARFDFSSVKESGVYYIQYGNQKTNTFVIGPNVYDKIWYPTMDVWFPVQMDHMEVNEAYRIWHGAPYKDDCLQAPVNHQHFDGYVQGPTTDTKYKSLERIPNMAVGGWFDAGDFDIQTGSHNSVISSFVDTWENFKVDRDETYIDQKTRYVDIHRPDGKPDLLQQIEHGTLNLVAQCENIGHPVRGIIVPNLHQYHHLGDAINETDNLPYNPNLKPYESDGLSSGTMDDRWAFTNRSSFLDYQTAASLAEASRALRGYNNDLADRSLVCARRLFEEADEATKHPKENEDPFMKMMGKGADVNTVLQLYITTKDKKYADRFLDQIWPALDRMTGGTGRNSGFFAAFGGRSGFNQALTAIPYMDAAYKAKLKGYVLKYKEIIDNSVKGNPYGVPIITSGWGGSSQAINWSITNYFVHKAFPEIIDAEYVYKGLNYVLGCHPYSNLSFVSSVGTRSKKMAYGNNRADFTVIAGGVVPGLILLNPDFLENKDDWPFFWGENECIIDGGAWYVFLANAVEDLVKETK
- a CDS encoding glycoside hydrolase family 43 protein; protein product: MNTSYFGFIAGLILCCNSLFAQVNSAHNPIIWADVPDISVIRVGDTYYMSSTTMHMAPGVPVMKSKDLVNWEMASYAYQILDDVDAMNLVNGKSTYGRGSWASSIRFHNGMYYISTYAQTTDKTYIYKTKDIEKGPWETTSFSPGIHDASLWFDDDGKIYLISGVGKLHIVELKDDLSGIKEGTDRILIENANAPLGQNVGLGEGSQLFKVNGKYYLFNIAWPRGGMRTVVVHRADQITGPWEGRVALQDQGVAQGGIIDTPDGRWFAYLFQDHGSVGRIPFLVPMKWEGGWPIIGVNGKVPETLDLPASKGLIPGIVNNDEFTRKKNEPALPLVWQWNHNPDNSLWSVTERKGYLRLKTGRIDSLFLKSRNTLTQRTFGPVCSGTTMLDASGMKDGDFAGLTAFQRKFGQVGVKIVNGQKQVFMVSNKTDKPTELQSIPLSQNKIYLKIDCDFRDKIDVAKFYYSLDGKTWNVIGGELKMEYTLMEHFMGYRFGLFNYSTKTPGGYADFDFFHISDQITKN
- a CDS encoding glycoside hydrolase family 127 protein translates to MNKLVYLILFTFLVFEGSLYSEAQNKLYPNEFPLSDVKLLEGPFKHARDLNIEVLLKYDVDRLLAPYRKEAGLPEKAKSYPNWEGLDGHVGGHYLSALAMNYAATGNAECKRRMDYMISELKACQEANAQKYPDWGVGYVGGIPNSAGLWPKIKSGEVGVIWKYWAPYYNIHKMFAGLRDAWLYTGNADAKQIFLNFCDWAITITQDLSDKQMEDMLANEHGGMNEVLADAYQISGDEKYLAAAKRYSHKMFLDPLSQGIDMLDNKHANTQIPKFIGFERIAELGHDAKYDKAGSFFWETVTTNRSLAFGGNSRREHFPAKESCIDFVNVNDGPESCNSYNMLKLTEDLFRAHPAAKYADYYERTLFNHILSTQHPEHGGYVYFTPARPRHYRVYSAPNEAMWCCVGSGMENHGKYNQFIYTHSKDSLFLNLFIASELNWKENGVKIRQETSFPYEEQTKLTITEGAASFKLLVRYPAWVGKGALKIVVNGKDVDCSELPSSYVCINRKWKKGDVVQLTFPMHNTIEHLPNVPEYIAFMHGPILLGAKTGTEDLKGLIADDGRWGQSSSGEFLPVDKAPILIDDDIQNIGNKLIPVKDKPLNFTLNVKMANPTELTLEPFSKIHDARYMMYWLALSNSGYKAYTDSLVNIENEKLALEKRTVDQVAPGEQQPEVDHAMLLEKSNKGNNLNEFFREARDGGYFSYDLATKSETNLSLMVRYWGAEWGTRKFDISIDDEKLVNEDNTGKWNLSMFKDVVYPIPDAMVTGKNHVRVKFQALPESTAGAVYYIRLIRKNS
- a CDS encoding alpha-L-fucosidase, whose protein sequence is MKRCLFIGIIFTLSLFEFGCKKVDGPAPFGPVPTENQMRWQEMEYYAFIHFSLNTYTDQSWGYGNEDVGLFNPTELDARQWARICKEAGMKGIIVTAKHHCGFCLWPSKYTEYSVKNAPWKNGKGDVIRELADACKEYGLKLGIYLSPWDRNSADYGKPEYITYFRNQLTELLTNYGDIFEVWYDGANGGTGWYGGANENRKIDRTTYYDWKNTYKLVRKLQPNIVIWNDGGDRADLRWVGTEGGWVGETNWSLLNATGDVPFDMLHYGVENGDSWVPAEVNTSIRPEWFYHPGEDSKVKTLPQLMDTYYNSVGRNGTFLLNFPIMPNGLIHPNDEKAALDLAAAVKEAFADNLAKNAKAEASNSRGNSQKFGASKAIDETTDSFWATDDEVKTASLTIDFGKPTTFNRFMAQEYIRQGQRVKAFSIEALVDGNWKEIAKATTIGYKRILRFPTVTATQIRFSITDSKACPVISNIGVYNAPQILTAPTIIRNQAGEVTIIPADTESEIYYTLDGSEPTSSSIKYINPVQTGDGKVEVKAIAFDPASGKSSAVTGEQFDISRKDWKIIGIQDEKAYRILDGNLSTAWRHGNETKLPVDLVIDLGKELTLSEFKYYPEQNSWQPSTITNYEFYISMDGKNWKKTSEGEFSNIKNNPLWQTKKFDRVNARFIKFRALKNTEDNNNIGYAEFHLITD